A region of the Dyadobacter sp. CECT 9275 genome:
CTCCGAATCTACTGGAAATTCAATTTTCCGTGAGGTACAATACAAATCGGGGTTCTCCTGAACGGGTGCGTCCGCCACTATACGCAGCGCTTCGTCGGCCAGCAGCTCACCAATCCTTTTGCATTCTGCATAGTTACTTGCTTCCCCTTTCACCTCGGTACGGTTATCGGCAGTTACCATCCCTCCCTGGGCACCGTTCATAAAAAGTGCAACACCGCCCGCCTTCGCCTCGATCCGGTCGTACAGCGGTCCACATAAATCGGGACTCAAAATGCCTCTACCGGAACCGATCACTTCAGGATGCACCGCATAGTTGACCAAAGTGGCAATGACCTTTCCTTTGTTGGGGCCAGCGGTGGCAGTGGCCTGTATGATCCCGCAACGCGGATCGTAAAGTTGGTCTGCGTAATAATTGTAGGCAATTTTGCCTTTCGCTTCGCCAACAGCGATTTTCAGGGACGCATCTTGCAGGTTATTCGCTGCTTCGTTCACCGCGTCCGCAATTTTTTTTACACAGCCATCAAGGTATTTCATATCTGCAAAGGATTCGCCCTTTTCATTGGGGAAGCCGTAGGCATCAGGGCCACTGTGCGTATGTGTCGCGCCTATCAGAATATTTTCCGGCTTTATTCCCTTGATCAGCGCACGGGACCTGTTGCCCAAAGCGGCCGGCCAGCCGAGGTTATCCACATTCACAATGGCAACCTTGGTATCTCCTTTTTGGAATACCAGTGCCCTCACAAACAGATCTCCGTTCTTTTCAGTTGTTTTTTTCGGGGTTCCGATCCCACCTGAAACAGGCAGCAGCGGGTCGGGAGTAATGTTTCGAAGTGCAGCGCCCACTTTGAAGTGCTGGGCGTAACTCACCAGCGTAACATGGCAAATAAAATAAAGAAGGGTTATAAGTTTTTTCTTGTTCATGGGCGCAAGTTGTTATTTAAATGCGGGTGATTTTTCAATCACCCGCATCGTTATTTTGTTCCAATCTTATTCATGTCCTAGTAAGGCTTTCCTGTTCCTTCCAACAACCATGTTTTTGACCATGCGCTGTTATTAGTAGGGTCACTACCTGCGTATGATGTACGCACCAGGCCGCTTATGGCTGCATTAGCATTGTCGGTATTGGTGTTTAAGTCATCATTAAGGCTATAGTAAAAACGAAGTGGCAAAACTGACCTTGCGGCCGAAGGGCCAGCCTTTAATACGGGCAAGCCTGTCCTGCGCCAGTCGAACCAGGATTCGGCTGCCGCGCTCCAGCTGGCGATCCATTTTTGTTGCATGATGCTTTGAAGACCATTATAAGGCGCACCAGCAATGTAATTGGCAAAACCCGCACCAACGCCCCATGCGTTAAACGATTCCTGAATTCCTTTTGCATAATACGTTTCTGCTCCCGTAATCCATGTATAGGATGCTGCTTCAGCCAAAATGAAATTTACTTCGGCTGCTGATAGAAGTCGCATCTTTAACAAATCACCTGAAGCATTTTTGTACATGCTGTTTATTTGCGATATGTGCGGGTTGTAGCGACCTTGCCCACTTACTCCACCTTCCATTTGAAGATTGTAAAACATTGCCCCTCCAATGGCAGGAGGAATACCAATGTAATCGGTGGCGTAATTTATTGGAGTGCCGTAGGTGGTTTCATAATTTTTAGCTATGTCAGCCGAAATCTCCCATGTTTTACCGTCGGTGCTGGCCCTGCTAACATTTGTACCGGCTACCAGCACGAGTGGCTGCGGCACTTTATCGAACCAAACGGCAATGCGCGGGTCCTTTAAACTTTTAAGCGCTTCTACCAATGTGGAAGCTGGTTTTCTGCGCATATATTCGCCATCGGGTGCGGTACTAAACACCATGTTTGTTGGCCATGCCGCGTTGGCTGTTCCCGGGTAGCTGACATTGGCATCGTCTGCGGCTGAGGTAATCAGCGGATACTTCGCCGGGTCAGAAGCAATTTTAACAATACCTGTTTTGGCAAAATCGGCTTCTTTGGCCTGCAGGCGCATATAATAACGCAGTGCCAGGGAATTGGCAAACTTTCTCCATTTGGACACATTGCCTGCAAACAGGACATCCTGAGTTGCGTTGATAGGCTGGCCGCCTTCTTGCGACAAAAGTGTGTTGGCAGTTTCAAGGTCGGTAAGAATACCGTGATAAATATCCCGCTGCTTATCAAACACAGGTTTGAAATACTTTGAACCTTCTTCCGCACGCAACGCCTCTGTATAAGGAGCATCGCCCCAAAGGTCGGCGATCATACCATAGGTGTAGGCTTTCATAATCAGCGCTACGCCTTCATGGTACTTATATCCGTCTTTCACCGCTTTTTTTTGCAACTCATCGGCATTGCGCAAAATTCCATAGTAGCCTGTCCAAGTCTGGCCGGGCGAAGCCCAGTCGTAAGAATTGAAACCACTTTGCCAACCTGTTTTCTGCATGTGCTGCATGACTCCGGCAAGGTCTCCAAAACCCAGATCAACTACCTGACTACCCAGCATGGTGATTACAGTTGGTAATAACAAGTTGAGGTCGGTTGTTTCCGGGGACGGCGAATTGGGGTTAACATTTAAATCGTCCAAGTCTTTACATGCACCAAGCATTAAAAGTAAACTCAGCGATAGGGATATGATCTTATAACTAAACTTTTTCATACACTTTCTCTTTCTGATTAGAATGTAAAACCAACTTTGAAACCAACAGGCACAATCCACGGGCTAACGTTATAGCGTTCAACTCCCTGAAACAATCCGCTACCTGAGGGTTGGAAGGCGCGTTCAGGGTCAACACCAAACCCTTTCTTTGTCCATACCATAATGTTACGACTGTAAATTCCAATGTAAGCATTGTCCATTTTCGCTTTCTTTACCCATGCTCTCGGAAGGTCATAACTCAACGAAATTTCCCGAAGTTTGAGGTAATCGGCATCAAACACCGCGTAAGAACCAACCGACCAAAGGTTACTTGCGCCCCACGGTTCAAATATGGTTCCGGGGTTTCCAAGATTTTCCTGATAAAGTGTAAAACGTCCATCCGCGCCCATTTCGCCAAACACACCGGGATAGAAAACACCGTCCATATTGCCAGGGAAAGGCATATTAGAACTTTCCGGGAAGCCTCCTGTCGCTGGTGTTGGGCCACCGATTGGATAAACACGTTCTGGTGTAATTAACGTACTGGCATTTTTAACTACCCAGTCGCGGAGTGCGTCGCTGGGTCCACCTGCCACACCTGGAGTAACGGTTTTGTCTGCCCAGTATTGGGTAAGCATGTCATCATTCATGTAACGGAAAGTTTGCGATACAAATTGCCCGCCATGGCGCCAGTCGAACGTCATGCCAAGTGTAAAGCCTTTCCAAGTGAGTGAGCTTTGCAAACCCATGATAAATTTAGGGTTGTAGTTGCCGGTTTTGGAATAAATGTTTGAGTTGGTCAATTCCGGGTCATCACTGAAATTTCCGGTTTTCGGATTTCCGGGAATAATCGGGTAACCATAGTAGGGTGATTCTTTATCGGTAACGCGCAGTGTTTTGCGTGTATATAAATTACCTAATAAACCATCGGCTTTAGAGCCATCTGGCAAAGTTGCTCCTTTGACATATCCCCGGTTCGCAACGTTGGCCTGGTTCCATGGTTCAACATAGGGGATACCATCTGCAAGCTCCAATATCTTGGTTTGGTTTTTGGTAAAGTTCAGGTTCAAATCCCAATTCCAGTCGGCAGTCTTGATGGGTGTGCCGCCAATCATCAGTTCAACCCCTCTGCTTTGCAGCAACCCTGCATTGATGTTAATGGTTGTGGCCCCTGTTGATGGCGCAAGCGGTACCGGGAAAATCTGTTTACGGTCGTTCATGATGTAATAGGTTCCGTCAAAGCGAACACGACCTCCAAACATCTTGGCTTCCACACCGTATTCCTGCGAAGTAATTTGCTCAGGTTTCAGATTAGGGTTAAGTAAGCCCGATTGTTTGTTCAACATAATAGCCTCGCCCCAGTTGCCTCCGTTGGCATAAACCTGCAACAATCTGTAAGGATCAGTATCGTACCCTGTGCGTGCCACGCCTCCCCGTACTTTCAGCATGTCAACATGGTTCATTGGTATGAATTCATTAATCAACACGCTTAGTGAAGCAGATGGATAGAAGAATGAGCGGTTGGCCGCTGGCAACGTGCTGCTCCAGTCGTTACGGGCGGTCAAATCGAGGTAAATCGCTTCTTTCCAGGCTATGTTGGCTGTTCCGTAAACACTGTTCACTTGTTTTTCGTAACGGGCCGAGCTATAATTCAATGCAGTATTGGAAATGTTACTTAAGGTGTATAGGTTGGGTATAATCAAACCTGCACCTGTTTTTGCCGAGTTGCTGACGTTGGACGATTTGCTGTAACGCACATTGCCACCTGCCGAAATATTCACATCGAAATCACCAAATTTGTCTTTGTACGAAAGCAAAGCATCGTTGTTGCGTTCAAAATTGTTGCTGTTGCTGATACCGTAAGACCCGTTCTTCGGCTCCTGTGAATAGCCCTGCCCGATTTTTGATTCCCGCAATTCGTCCAGTTTATCGACGGTCATCCGTGCCATCAGCGAAAGTTTCGAGCTGAAGTTATACGTGGCCATGATGTTCCCGAAAATCTGATTACGGTTAAAACTGTTGTTGACATCATTGGCCAGCATCCACGGATTGTTGCTGTCGCCCGGCAACAGGTTTTTAATGGTATTTCCCTGCCCGATGTTATAATCCTTCAAATCCATGATATTGACATAAGCGGGAGTGACGTAAGCCCATTGCAGGGGGTTTGTGCCACGGTCGCCTGAAGCCCTGTTTTTAGCAAAGCTGTTCACATAGTTGATGTCGGTGCTAACGGTAAGTTTTTCGGTGAGCTTTGATGAAAGCGACAACGATAAATTATTCCGGTTAAGGTCGGTGTTCGGAATCAGCCCTTTGTTTTTCATGCTGGTTACACCGATGCGCGTGTTTACCATCTTTCCCCCGTTGGTTACCTGTACCGAGTTAGTCGTGGTGAAGCCGTAATCCCTGAGGAAATTTTTTACATTGTTGGGATACGACTTCAATTCGATCGGAATTGGTTTTCCGTTCGCATCCAGAGGAGAGTTCCATTGGATTGCATAATAACCTTTATCCAATTCAGCACCCAAACCGAATGGTGATATCAATGGGGACATGATCTGGCTGCCACCGTTTTGCTCAGGGGTAGAGACAACATAACCACCATACTGCTTTTGCACTCCTAAATAGCGCTGCGGTACATCGAAAGTATTATTGGTTGATACACTCACTTTCATTCCCTGGCCATCTTTTGCCTTTTTGGTGGTGATGAGCATAACGCCGTTAGAGGCACGCGAACCGTAAAGTGCCGTGGCGCTTGCACCTTTCAATACCGATACGCTTTCGATACTTTCAGGGTCAATATCTGAAATGGCATTCCCGTAATCCACCGTGCTGTT
Encoded here:
- a CDS encoding SusC/RagA family TonB-linked outer membrane protein, which translates into the protein MKQFCQNMMKSVLVILFLTLFYNAQAQQRTVSGKVTDSNNATIPGASILKKGTTTGTSADASGKYTLSVGPNDVLVFSFIGYKTQEVTVGSRSIIDVSLETDVNELREVVVTALGIQREEKSLGYAIGKVAGPEFTKVARENFLTAMQGKVAGVTINETGGAGSTINVVIRGAKSLSNDNQPLYVVDGVPMFNSANNVGGFGSGNSTVDYGNAISDIDPESIESVSVLKGASATALYGSRASNGVMLITTKKAKDGQGMKVSVSTNNTFDVPQRYLGVQKQYGGYVVSTPEQNGGSQIMSPLISPFGLGAELDKGYYAIQWNSPLDANGKPIPIELKSYPNNVKNFLRDYGFTTTNSVQVTNGGKMVNTRIGVTSMKNKGLIPNTDLNRNNLSLSLSSKLTEKLTVSTDINYVNSFAKNRASGDRGTNPLQWAYVTPAYVNIMDLKDYNIGQGNTIKNLLPGDSNNPWMLANDVNNSFNRNQIFGNIMATYNFSSKLSLMARMTVDKLDELRESKIGQGYSQEPKNGSYGISNSNNFERNNDALLSYKDKFGDFDVNISAGGNVRYSKSSNVSNSAKTGAGLIIPNLYTLSNISNTALNYSSARYEKQVNSVYGTANIAWKEAIYLDLTARNDWSSTLPAANRSFFYPSASLSVLINEFIPMNHVDMLKVRGGVARTGYDTDPYRLLQVYANGGNWGEAIMLNKQSGLLNPNLKPEQITSQEYGVEAKMFGGRVRFDGTYYIMNDRKQIFPVPLAPSTGATTININAGLLQSRGVELMIGGTPIKTADWNWDLNLNFTKNQTKILELADGIPYVEPWNQANVANRGYVKGATLPDGSKADGLLGNLYTRKTLRVTDKESPYYGYPIIPGNPKTGNFSDDPELTNSNIYSKTGNYNPKFIMGLQSSLTWKGFTLGMTFDWRHGGQFVSQTFRYMNDDMLTQYWADKTVTPGVAGGPSDALRDWVVKNASTLITPERVYPIGGPTPATGGFPESSNMPFPGNMDGVFYPGVFGEMGADGRFTLYQENLGNPGTIFEPWGASNLWSVGSYAVFDADYLKLREISLSYDLPRAWVKKAKMDNAYIGIYSRNIMVWTKKGFGVDPERAFQPSGSGLFQGVERYNVSPWIVPVGFKVGFTF
- a CDS encoding SusD/RagB family nutrient-binding outer membrane lipoprotein, with translation MKKFSYKIISLSLSLLLMLGACKDLDDLNVNPNSPSPETTDLNLLLPTVITMLGSQVVDLGFGDLAGVMQHMQKTGWQSGFNSYDWASPGQTWTGYYGILRNADELQKKAVKDGYKYHEGVALIMKAYTYGMIADLWGDAPYTEALRAEEGSKYFKPVFDKQRDIYHGILTDLETANTLLSQEGGQPINATQDVLFAGNVSKWRKFANSLALRYYMRLQAKEADFAKTGIVKIASDPAKYPLITSAADDANVSYPGTANAAWPTNMVFSTAPDGEYMRRKPASTLVEALKSLKDPRIAVWFDKVPQPLVLVAGTNVSRASTDGKTWEISADIAKNYETTYGTPINYATDYIGIPPAIGGAMFYNLQMEGGVSGQGRYNPHISQINSMYKNASGDLLKMRLLSAAEVNFILAEAASYTWITGAETYYAKGIQESFNAWGVGAGFANYIAGAPYNGLQSIMQQKWIASWSAAAESWFDWRRTGLPVLKAGPSAARSVLPLRFYYSLNDDLNTNTDNANAAISGLVRTSYAGSDPTNNSAWSKTWLLEGTGKPY